In Plasmodium brasilianum strain Bolivian I chromosome 12, whole genome shotgun sequence, the genomic window ATTGTTACATTAgactaaaataaaagtagGGGAAGAGATGAGTAATGCATCCTTTTCATTAGCTAAGGCAGTATGGGCCGCTGGAGATTTTAAAGGGCAAATTATAGAAGGAATTAAAAGACCAGTTGTTACCTTATCCTTATCTACTAATAACGTTGCAGGTGTCAAGTTACCAATATTTCAAGTACATATTGATCCTACAGTTGATGTATTAGGACATTTAGGAGTGGCATCAGGGGGACAAGTCATTAATAATACaagagaaaattatttacagtGTTTAAATATGTTAGTTAAATTGGCCTCTATGCAagtacattaaaaataaacaatgaAAAAGTACATGGATGTTAATATTagttattcatatatgtgtTTGTTTTATTCAGTTTTTACGTAATATTTACGAAATTTTTACAAAGTTTTTCTTGTTTTGCACatatcaaatatttatttccatGTTTTATCCCAGTCTGTTGTTGACGTACTGATTTTTACTTAGTTGTATGGATAGAAAGCgctttatttattaacatatatgtatatatatttagatagctacataatttttgttactattacATAGGTAGCTTTTTTCTCACTTGACGAAGAAATTAAGATGACGAATAGGAGAGTGAATGCTTTAAATAACAT contains:
- a CDS encoding V-type proton ATPase subunit D, which produces MGALDESTPNPTADEAKKKSAFQGYSLLKKKSDALFIHFRDILKDIVKTKIKVGEEMSNASFSLAKAVWAAGDFKGQIIEGIKRPVVTLSLSTNNVAGVKLPIFQVHIDPTVDVLGHLGVASGGQVINNTRENYLQCLNMLVKLASMQVAFFSLDEEIKMTNRRVNALNNIVLPRLDGGINYIIKELDEIEREEFFRLKKIKEKKIDKLKDTYTEHSTDANNQSNAKRYDTFAHQKDDDVIF